The following proteins are co-located in the Carcharodon carcharias isolate sCarCar2 chromosome 29 unlocalized genomic scaffold, sCarCar2.pri SUPER_29_unloc_8, whole genome shotgun sequence genome:
- the LOC121274115 gene encoding tyrosinase-like, with protein MSKPCACCCQLLLVLAVLASTQGQVPRTCASDWHIANGMCCPHWWGDGSPCGSASGRGYCQELALPSPWSGGQVGEGRATDFRLGWPSYFFSWLCACQWGCGGVDCGDCAPGRVGSQCQRRRLVERRDLRQMSVSERDLFLDRLLLAKRTVSSQYVIYTSSSPEPGSPLHVRDARLDDILAWAHYLCAKPQGDGQLSSYAHRGPAFPCWHRVYLLSFEREMRNLTGEQDFYLPYWAWAGQQSCDICIDHIFGSNDAQGVLSQTSCFCSWLPFRLQFPFCMYKTKVGSHNFRNENMEFHTDIQTLAQSKKRGN; from the exons ATGTCCAAACCTTGTGCCTGCTGCTGCCAGCTACTGCTGGTATTGGCCGTCTTGGCAAGCACCCAGGGGCAGGTCCCTCGCACTTGCGCCAGTGATTGGCACATAGCAAATGGCATGTGCTGCCCACACTGGTGGGGCGATGGCTCACCCTGTGGGAGTGCCTCAGGCCGGGGTTACTGCCAGGAGCTGGCACTGCCGTCAccctggtcaggtgggcaggtgggtgaggggcgCGCCACCGATTTCCGCCTAGGCTGGCCGTCCTACTTCTTCAGCTGGCTGTGCGCGTGCCAATGGGGATGTGGCGGTGTGGACTGTGGGGATTGTGCCCCCGGCCGGGTGGGCTCACAATGCCAGCGGCGGCGCCTGGTGGAGAGGCGGGATCTGCGGCAGATGTCAGTGTCTGAGCGGGACCTCTTCCTGGACCGCCTCCTGCTGGCCAAGCGCACAGTCAGCTCCCAATACGTCATCTATACAAGCTCCAGTCCTGAGCCCGGCTCGCCGCTCCATGTCCGTGATGCCAGGCTCGACGACATCTTGGCCTGGGCACACTATCTCTGTGCCAAACCCCAGGGGGATGGCCAGCTGAGTAGCTACGCCCACCGGGGACCTGCCTTCCCCTGTTGGCACCGTGTCTACCTCCTGTCCTTTGAGAGGGAGATGAGAAACCTGACTGGAGAGCAGGATTTCTACCTCCCATACTGGGCCtgggcaggacagcagagctgtGACATCTGCATTGACCATATCTTCGGTTCCAATGATGCACAAGGGGTCCTCAGTCAGACCTCCTGCTTCTGCAGCTGGCTG CCTTTCCGACTACAATTCCCATTCTGCATGTACAAAACCAAAGTCGGCAGCCACAATTTCAGAAATGAGAACATGGAGTTCCACACTGACATCCAGACATTGGCACAATCCAAGAAAAGGGGCAACTAG